The sequence below is a genomic window from Polynucleobacter sp. MWH-UH19D.
CCCTCAAGGCGTAATGACAGACCGTAAAGCACGTGCAACAGGCGTGGGCGGCGAAGTTATTTGCTACGTAGCCTAAGGAGAGAAATATGTCCCGCGTAGGTAAATCACCAATCACAGTTCCAAAGGGCGCTGAAATCAATATCAATGGTGCAAACATTACTGTTAAAGGCCCGTTGGGCACATTGACACATAATTTGCATCCTTCTGTTGGTTTGAAACAAGAAGATGGCGTACTGACAGTTGTTTTGAATAATGACTCTCCAGAAGCTGGCGCTCAGTCAGGAACAGCACGCGCATTGGTTAACAACATGGTTGTTGGCGTTACCACTGGCTTTGAGCGCAAGCTTAGCTTGGTAGGCGTTGGCTATCGTGCTCAAGCTCAAGGCGAAACATTGAAGTTGCAGTTGGGTTTTTCTCACGACATTATTTACAACCTACCAAAAGGTGTAAAAGCTGAGACTCCATCGCAAACTGAAATCATTATCAAGGGTTCCAACAAGCAACAAGTTGGCCAGGTTGCAGCAGAAGTTCGCGCATACCGCTCACCAGAGCCATACAAAGGCAAGGGTGTTCGCTACGTGGATGAGGTTGTGCATCTGAAAGAAACTAAGAAGAAGTAAGCGAGATTAGAAAATGAATAAAGACGAATCTAGACAAAGACGCGCTCGGCAGACTCGTATTCGCATTGCCGAAGCTCAGGCAAATCGCTTAACAGTTATCCGTAGCAATTCGCATATTTCTGCACAGGTTTACAGCCCATGTGGAACCAAAGTTGTTGCAGCTGCCTCAACAATGGAAAAAGATTTGCGCCAAGCAATCAAAAACGGCGGTAACGCTGATGCTGCTAAACAAATCGGCAAGTTAGTTGCTGAGCGTGCTGTAAAGGCAGGC
It includes:
- the rplR gene encoding 50S ribosomal protein L18, with translation MNKDESRQRRARQTRIRIAEAQANRLTVIRSNSHISAQVYSPCGTKVVAAASTMEKDLRQAIKNGGNADAAKQIGKLVAERAVKAGVVDVAFDRSGHRYHGRIKALAEAAREAGLKF
- the rplF gene encoding 50S ribosomal protein L6, encoding MSRVGKSPITVPKGAEININGANITVKGPLGTLTHNLHPSVGLKQEDGVLTVVLNNDSPEAGAQSGTARALVNNMVVGVTTGFERKLSLVGVGYRAQAQGETLKLQLGFSHDIIYNLPKGVKAETPSQTEIIIKGSNKQQVGQVAAEVRAYRSPEPYKGKGVRYVDEVVHLKETKKK